CGCCGGTCTCATAGAGGCGTGAGCCTCTCAGAAGGTGCGTTCGGCCGCCTTCACGCGCTGCGCTGCCTCCAGCGCGGCGCGCAGCTCTCGATGACCGGCGCGAAGGCCCGGGTGACCAGCAGCGGCCCGTAGAAGTTGGTCTCCAGATCCCTGCGCACGTCGTCCATCGGGGAGTCGAGGTACGAGGCGCCGGCGTTGTTGATCAGGATGGTGACGTCCTGGGCCCGCTTGGCGGCGGCTGCCACGGATGCCGGGTCGGTGACGTCGAGCGCCAGCGGAACGGCATCGGGGTGCGTCACCGGAAACCGATCGGTTTCACCCACAGTAAACCGATCAAGCCCTCCAGGCCGTGGCGAACGCCTGTGAGGGATGTGTCAGCGCATGCCCGCCGCATCGAGCAGGGTGGTCACGGTGGGCGCGATGAGCCCTGTCAGCTTGTCGGCTCCGATCCCCGCACGGGCACTGGCGCCGTCGAAGACCAAGCTGAGCTGCCGGGCCAGCAGGTCGGGGTTGCCCGCCCCGCCCTGTTCGGCCTCGGAACGGAAGAACTCCGTCAGGCTCGCCTTGATCCGGTGGGCCACCCGGCTCGCGGGGTGGTTCTGATCCTTCAGCTCGATCTGCACAGCCAGGTACCGGCAGCCTCGGAACTCCGGCGCACCCGACTGCGACTCCACCTGCTCGAAGACGTGCAGGATCCGCTCGCGGGGTGACCGTGCGTCGTCCGCCGCGGGCAGGAGGGTCGCCACGAAGGCGGAGGCACGCTCCTCCAGGCTCACCGCCAGCAGTTCGTCCTTGCTCTCGAACAGCTGGTACAGGGAGCGCTTCGACACCCCCGCCGCCTTGCACAGCGCCTCGACGCCGATGCCGACACCGTCCCGGTAGGTGAGCGTGGCCGCGGCCTCCAGCAGCCGCTCTCTGGTGCTCGGCTTCACTTCTGTCGTCATGCTGCGAGATTAACTCGATGCGGACAAAATGAAAACCGATCGGTTTTCAGGGTGTGCGGGGGCGGTTTCCGCTATGCCGGGGCGGCGGTTTTCCCGGGTTTCGTCTCGACCGGGATGCGATGCAACCCCCTGCGGTCGTACCAACCGGTCATGCCGAAGCCGAACATCGCGGCCACCGCGAGGCCGACGGCCATCATCACCCAGCCCCGGGTCAGGCGACTCCGCGAGGAAGCGGTAGAAGCCGGGCAGCGCCTCGATGGGGGTGGTGGCGCCGGCCGTCGGCACCGCCATCCCGATGAAGACCAGCGTGACCACCAGCATGCCGGGCGTGCCGAAGACCGCGAGGAGGGCGAGCGCACCGATGCCGCAGACCGCGATGGCGCACACCGAGTACAGCCACAGCAGCGGCAGATGGGCGGCGTCCATCCCCATGAGGCCGACCGTTGGTCTGCTGGGTGCCGGCCAGGGCGGCGCTCCACGCCTTGACCACGGGCCGTCCCAGCTGCTCGGTGATCCACAGGCTCTCCACCTGTCCGTTGTTCACCGCGTCGATGCGCCCGTTGAGGTGCGGGTAGTAGTCGGAGGTGTCGACGACCACCGTCTCGCCGGGT
The genomic region above belongs to Streptomyces coeruleorubidus and contains:
- a CDS encoding TetR/AcrR family transcriptional regulator: MTTEVKPSTRERLLEAAATLTYRDGVGIGVEALCKAAGVSKRSLYQLFESKDELLAVSLEERASAFVATLLPAADDARSPRERILHVFEQVESQSGAPEFRGCRYLAVQIELKDQNHPASRVAHRIKASLTEFFRSEAEQGGAGNPDLLARQLSLVFDGASARAGIGADKLTGLIAPTVTTLLDAAGMR